CAATCGTGGAAAGCTGATTGGCCAGTAGCCACGGATGCTCATGGCCTTGGGCGACATAGAGGGTGTTATTGGCTATATCTTTGCGCGCGACATACCAAGCATCTCCATTGCCGTCCTGACTGCCGCCTAGGCCTATACCCTTGCGCTGTCCCAGGGTGAAAAAGGCAAGGCCCATATGCTCGCCTACTGTTTTGCCCTCCGGGGTTTTAATGGGCCCTGGAGTTCGCGGTAGATAACGGTTTAAGAATTCGCGGAAAGGGCGCTCACCAATAAAGCAAATCCCTGTAGAGTCTTTTTTCGCGGCATTATGCAAGCCGATTTGCTCGGCAATCTTGCGCACTTCCGTCTTTGGAATCTCCCCTAAAGGAAAATGCACATTGGCCAATTGACTCTGGGTTAAGCGGTGCAAGAAATAGCTTTGGTCTTTACTGGCATCCAAGGCCTTCAAAAGCTGTACGCGACCACCCTCATGCCGAACCCGCGCATAGTGGCCTGTGGCAATGGCATCTGCGCCCAAACTCATGGCGTGGTCTAAAAAGGCTTTGAACTTAATTTCTGCATTACATAAAACATCTGGGTTGGGTGTCCTACCGGCAGCATATTCGCGTAAAAACTCCGCAAAAACGCGCTCACGGTACTCAGCAGCAAAGTTGACGGCCTCAACATCAATCCCAATGAGGTCGGCCACCGACACGACATCGAGCCAATCCTGACGTGCAGAGCAGTATTCATCGCTGTCATCGTCTTCCCAGTTTTTCATGAAAAGGCCAATGACTTCATAGCCTTGCTGCTTGAGCATCCAGGCTGCAACAGACGAATCTACCCCTCCAGACATCCCAACCACGACTTTGGAGTGTTTTGAAGCAGGTTTTGCGACAGAATTGAAGGGGATCATCAAAAAATGCGAGAATTCGTTATCAGCTAAAAAATCCATTGTAGAAGTCTTGCTCCAAATTTACGAGATTTGTGGCAAAACCAAATAAATGGCATTAAGGGTAAATAGATAGGTAGATTTTCACCTAACTAACTAAAATAGATTTTTTGAAAAATTTGCTTTTGGAGACATGCCATGCGCATAGGAGTACCGCTGGAAATTAGACACGGGGAAACTCGAGTTGCCGCCACACCGGAAACCGTTAAGAAACTGATTGGTCAAGGCCATACAGTTGTTATTCAAAAAGATGCGGGCGTTACAGCCAGCCAGCCTGACTCTGCCTATGAAGCTGTTGGCGCGACGATTGGTAGCGCAGCAGATGCCTTTAGTGCAGAGATCGTCCTAAAGGTGCGCGCACCTGAAGCGGCAGAACTCAAGCAAATTCAATCTGGTAGCGTGCTTATTGGCATGCTCGATCCATTTAATAACGACAACATCGCTGCGATGGCCGCCCAAGGTGTGACTGCATTCTCATTAGAGGCTGCTCCACGCACTACTCGTGCACAAAGCATGGACGTCTTGTCTTCACAAGCCAACATCGCAGGGTACAAAGCGGTGATGGTTGCTGCTAATGAGTATCAGCGCTTTATGCCGATGCTCATGACTGCAGCCGGAACCGTTAAAGCAGCACGCGTGCTGATCTTGGGCGCCGGTGTTGCTGGCCTCCAAGCCATTGCAACTGCAAAGCGTTTAGGTGCTGTGATCGAAGCATCTGACGTGCGCCCTGCTGCTAAAGAGCAAATTGAATCTCTTGGCGCTAAGTTTGTTGACGTTCCTTACGAAACAGATGAAGAGCGCGAAATCGCTAAAGGCGTTGGTGGCTATGCGCGCCCAATGCCAGAAGCTTGGATGAAACGTCAGGCAGCATTAGTTGCGGAACGTGCTCAACAAGCTGACATCGTCATCACAACCGCCTTGATTCCAGGTCGTAAGCCGCCAGTCTTATTGCACAGCGATACCGTTGCCAATATGAAACCCGGTTCGATCGTAATCGACTTAGCAGCTGGTCGTGGTGACAATGGATCAGGCAACTGTCCTTTGACCCAAGAAGACAAGATTGTTGAGAAAAACGGTGTGAAGATTATTGGTTACAGTAATCTCGCCAGCATGGTTGCTGCGGATGCCTCTGCTTTGTATGCGCGTAACTTGCTCGATTTCATGAAGCTGATCGTTGATCCAGAAGCGAAGTTAGTTATCCCAACCGATGACGACATCGTTACTGCTTGCCTCATGTGTCGTGACGGCCAGGCTATCCGTAAAAACTAATACAGAATATTTAAAGGAAACATCATGGATCTCGCTGCTTTTCAAAGCATCCTCACAGTCCAAAACATCACCGTGTTTGTTTTGGCCATTTTTGTTGGCTATCAAGTAGTTTGGAATGTCACTCCTGCATTGCATACCCCACTAATGGCAGTGACTAATGCTATCTCCG
This genomic stretch from Polynucleobacter corsicus harbors:
- the mnmA gene encoding tRNA 2-thiouridine(34) synthase MnmA, coding for MIPFNSVAKPASKHSKVVVGMSGGVDSSVAAWMLKQQGYEVIGLFMKNWEDDDSDEYCSARQDWLDVVSVADLIGIDVEAVNFAAEYRERVFAEFLREYAAGRTPNPDVLCNAEIKFKAFLDHAMSLGADAIATGHYARVRHEGGRVQLLKALDASKDQSYFLHRLTQSQLANVHFPLGEIPKTEVRKIAEQIGLHNAAKKDSTGICFIGERPFREFLNRYLPRTPGPIKTPEGKTVGEHMGLAFFTLGQRKGIGLGGSQDGNGDAWYVARKDIANNTLYVAQGHEHPWLLANQLSTIDATWVAGVAPTPGQYSAKIRYRQADSACTLAAGAAGPASFELTFPEAQWAVTPGQSAVLYDGDICLGGGIISA
- a CDS encoding Re/Si-specific NAD(P)(+) transhydrogenase subunit alpha — encoded protein: MRIGVPLEIRHGETRVAATPETVKKLIGQGHTVVIQKDAGVTASQPDSAYEAVGATIGSAADAFSAEIVLKVRAPEAAELKQIQSGSVLIGMLDPFNNDNIAAMAAQGVTAFSLEAAPRTTRAQSMDVLSSQANIAGYKAVMVAANEYQRFMPMLMTAAGTVKAARVLILGAGVAGLQAIATAKRLGAVIEASDVRPAAKEQIESLGAKFVDVPYETDEEREIAKGVGGYARPMPEAWMKRQAALVAERAQQADIVITTALIPGRKPPVLLHSDTVANMKPGSIVIDLAAGRGDNGSGNCPLTQEDKIVEKNGVKIIGYSNLASMVAADASALYARNLLDFMKLIVDPEAKLVIPTDDDIVTACLMCRDGQAIRKN